One part of the Nocardia higoensis genome encodes these proteins:
- a CDS encoding RluA family pseudouridine synthase, producing the protein MRETRAMPVPDGLDGMRVDAGLSRLLGLSRTAVAALTTDGSVLLDGVAAGKSDRLTAGAWLEVEFPEPKRELTVEVAPVEGMKILYADDDIVAVDKPVGVAAHTGVGWSGPTVVGGLAAAGYRISTSGAHERQGIVHRLDVGTSGVMVVAQSEHAYTVLKRAFKQRTVHKRYHALVQGHPDPSSGTIDAPIGRARGNDWKFAVTADGRPSVTHYDTIEAFQAASLLDIHLETGRTHQIRVHFSAIRHPCCGDLTYGADPKLAARLGLERQWLHAHTLGFHHPADGRWLEIVSEYPADLSHALDVLRDA; encoded by the coding sequence GTGAGAGAGACCAGGGCCATGCCGGTGCCCGACGGGCTGGACGGCATGCGGGTGGACGCCGGTCTGTCCCGGTTGCTCGGGCTCTCGCGCACCGCGGTGGCGGCATTGACCACCGACGGCTCGGTGCTCCTGGACGGGGTCGCGGCGGGCAAGTCCGACCGGCTCACCGCAGGCGCCTGGCTCGAGGTCGAGTTCCCCGAACCCAAGCGCGAATTGACCGTCGAGGTCGCCCCGGTGGAGGGCATGAAGATCCTCTACGCCGACGACGACATCGTGGCGGTGGACAAGCCGGTCGGCGTGGCCGCGCACACCGGGGTCGGCTGGTCCGGACCGACCGTGGTCGGTGGGCTCGCCGCCGCGGGCTACCGCATCTCCACCTCCGGCGCGCACGAACGCCAGGGCATCGTGCACCGCCTCGACGTGGGCACCTCCGGGGTGATGGTGGTCGCCCAGTCCGAGCACGCCTACACCGTGCTCAAGCGCGCCTTCAAGCAACGCACCGTGCACAAGCGCTATCACGCGCTGGTCCAGGGCCATCCCGATCCGAGCAGCGGCACCATCGACGCCCCGATCGGCCGCGCGCGCGGCAACGACTGGAAGTTCGCGGTCACCGCGGACGGACGTCCGAGCGTCACCCACTACGACACGATCGAGGCGTTCCAGGCCGCCAGCCTGCTGGACATCCATCTGGAAACCGGCCGTACCCACCAGATCCGCGTGCACTTCTCCGCGATCCGGCACCCCTGCTGCGGTGACCTGACCTACGGCGCCGACCCGAAACTGGCCGCCCGCCTCGGCCTGGAACGGCAGTGGCTGCACGCGCACACCCTGGGTTTCCACCACCCCGC
- the lspA gene encoding signal peptidase II, with protein MMESVNDDRHPENDDAADAAVDAVEADAAVPGDTADTTGRADESAGELPPLRLHTLLTLAVVLFALDLLTKCIVVATITPGDPVPIIGDFVRFALVRNPGAAFSMATGMTWLLTLVAVAVVIGVIRIGRKLRSLWWAIGLGMVLGGAVGNLADRLFRSPGPLQGHVVDFVAVGSFPVFNVADSAIVCGAALLVAATLFGFELDGTRVGRDNETESGGAVAGVDREHTGGNTTDDSDTTDDSVTTKDSVTTKDSARERGTEHTGKGNTT; from the coding sequence ATGATGGAGAGTGTGAATGACGATCGGCACCCCGAAAACGACGACGCCGCCGACGCTGCCGTCGACGCCGTCGAGGCCGACGCCGCTGTCCCTGGCGACACCGCCGACACCACCGGAAGGGCGGACGAGTCCGCCGGGGAACTCCCCCCGCTACGGCTGCACACGCTGCTGACGCTCGCGGTGGTGCTCTTCGCACTGGACCTGCTCACCAAGTGCATCGTGGTGGCCACCATCACCCCGGGCGACCCGGTCCCGATCATCGGTGACTTCGTGCGCTTCGCGTTGGTCCGCAACCCCGGCGCGGCATTCTCGATGGCCACCGGCATGACGTGGCTGCTGACGCTGGTCGCGGTCGCGGTGGTGATCGGGGTGATCAGGATCGGCCGGAAGCTGCGTTCGCTGTGGTGGGCGATCGGCCTGGGCATGGTGCTCGGCGGCGCGGTGGGTAATCTGGCCGATCGGCTGTTCCGTTCGCCGGGTCCGTTGCAGGGCCACGTGGTCGACTTCGTCGCCGTCGGCTCGTTCCCGGTGTTCAACGTCGCCGACTCGGCGATCGTGTGCGGCGCGGCGCTGCTGGTCGCGGCGACGCTGTTCGGGTTCGAACTCGACGGCACCCGCGTCGGACGCGACAACGAGACCGAATCCGGTGGCGCGGTCGCGGGGGTCGACCGCGAGCACACCGGCGGCAACACGACCGACGACAGTGACACCACCGACGACAGCGTCACGACGAAGGACAGCGTCACGACGAAGGACAGCGCGCGAGAGCGCGGCACCGAGCACACGGGAAAGGGGAACACCACGTGA